In Methanofervidicoccus sp. A16, the sequence CCTTAACCTTCTCCTCTTTATTCTTAGGAGAGAATATCTTAAAGTTTATCACTATTCTTACCACATCATCTCCATCAACTAAATCACACTCTCCAAGATAGGCCTTCTGTTTATTAAATCTAAGATATATTTTACTTTTCTCTATTCTTAAATCTATATCTCCCTTTAACATATTTACATTTTTCTCCTTGGATTTTATTAAATCCATAATACGTTTAAATATCTTCTTAGCCACTTTGCTCTTATTTATGGTGATTGTATGGATCTTTATTGGATTTCCGAAACATCCTTCATTTTCAACTGTCTCGATATATACATCTTCCTCATCAATATCTTCTGGTAAAAAGTAGATCATAGCCTCCAATACCTTGTCATCGTCCTCTGTAGCGTGAGATATGGTAGAGATTTGGATATTAGATATATCTACCTTTGACATGTGCATCCCTTTATTTTTATTTAATTATTTATAAATATTATAATCATATTTTCCATATATTTTTTAAACTTTAACTATAAAAATGGTGATATCTTGTTCAAAAGTTTGAAGGAAAAACTGAATAAAACAATATCTAAATTAAGTGATATGATTTACTCAAAGGGAGGGAGTAAGGAGGAGACGGAAGATAAAAAAGACATAGAGAGTACAACTGTAAGTGAGAAAAAAGTTGGGAGTTTACCTAGTGATGTAAAAAAGGAGGATAATAAAAAAGAGAGTAAAGAGAAAGTTGATAAAAATATAGGCTTCTTCGATAGATTTAAGATAACTAGAACAATAAAAAAGGTTCTTGGAAAGGAGGTTGTGCTAACTGAGGAGGATGTAGAGGAAGTTTTAGAGGAGTTGGAGTTGGAATTGTTAGAGGCTGATGTGGCCTACGAGGTTACTGAGAAACTTATTCAATCCCTGAGAGATCAGTTGATAGGTAAGAAAATCGGACCTAAGGATGATCCTGAGAAGGTAATTACAGAGGCCCTGAAGAACGCTATAAAGGAGGTACTATCTCAAAAGACTATAAATATATATGAGGTTATCGAGGAGAAAAAAAAGAAAGGAGAACCTACAGTTATTCTTTTCGTCGGGATAAATGGGACTGGGAAAACCACCACAATAGCAAAACTTGCATACCTACTGAAGAAGAAGGGTTACTCTGTAGTCTTGGCGGCAGGCGATACCTTTAGGGCTGGTGCTATAGAACAACTTGAAGAACATGGTAAAAGAATAGGTGTTAAGGTAATAAAACAGGTTAGGGGGGCTGACAGTGCGGCAGTAATCTACGATGCTATTGAGCATGCAAAGGCGAGAGGTATAGATGTGGTACTGGCAGATACTGCAGGGCGACAGGCCACAAATGTAAATCTCATGGAGGAGATCAGAAAGGTTGTAAGGGTAACAAAGCCTGATTTAGTAATATTTGTAGGAGATGCCCTCACAGGTAACGACGCCATAGTACAGGCTGAAGAGTTCAATAGGGTTGTAGATTTTGACGGCGTTATTCTAACAAAGGTGGATGCAGATGCCAAAGGTGGTGCTGCACTCTCTATTGCCTATGCCATTGGAAAACCTATTTTATTCTTGGGAACTGGACAGAATTATGAGGATTTAGAAGAGTTCAGTGTAGAGTGGATGATAGATAAACTGTTTGGTGATAGAAAAGAGTAGATAGTGATTTTTAATATTTTTTCCGGAATCCTACTTTACTCTTTCAACTGTGTAGAATATCTAAGAGGATAAGATAAAAATTACAGGCGATATTTATGATAAAAGTACTAGATGCCTCTTCTTTTATCCATGGATACAACCCATCCTTAGAGGAAGGAGAGCACTATACAACGAATAGTATAGTTGAGGAGGTAAAGAGTAAGAGAGATATTATCCACCTTGCCCTGGAATATGGAAAGTTATTTATCAGAGAGCCTAAGAGAGAGACTGTAGAGATGGTAAAAAGAGTCTCTGTAGAAACTGGAGACACTCTATCCCAGAGTGATATAGAGATACTTGCATTAGCCATAGATCTAGGTGGAGTACTTTATACCGATGACTACGGCCTACAGAATGTAGCGAGAAAACTCTCTGTCCCGTTTAGACCTATTCTATCTAAGGGTATAAGGAAGGAGTTGAGATGGAGGTTGGTATGTAAGGGATGTAAGAAAATATACAGAATAGATCACAAAGAGGATATCTGCGAGATCTGTGGGAGTCCCTTAGAGAGAAAAATGATTAAAAAAGATAGGAATTATAAGAAATATGACAAATAATAAAATAACATTTTCTATTAAAAAATATTATGAAAAAATTAAAAGATTAATAATTATTATTAAAAATAAAAAAAGTATT encodes:
- a CDS encoding type II toxin-antitoxin system VapC family toxin, with the protein product MIKVLDASSFIHGYNPSLEEGEHYTTNSIVEEVKSKRDIIHLALEYGKLFIREPKRETVEMVKRVSVETGDTLSQSDIEILALAIDLGGVLYTDDYGLQNVARKLSVPFRPILSKGIRKELRWRLVCKGCKKIYRIDHKEDICEICGSPLERKMIKKDRNYKKYDK
- a CDS encoding RNA-binding domain-containing protein; this translates as MSKVDISNIQISTISHATEDDDKVLEAMIYFLPEDIDEEDVYIETVENEGCFGNPIKIHTITINKSKVAKKIFKRIMDLIKSKEKNVNMLKGDIDLRIEKSKIYLRFNKQKAYLGECDLVDGDDVVRIVINFKIFSPKNKEEKVKEVVLGELE
- the ftsY gene encoding signal recognition particle-docking protein FtsY — translated: MFKSLKEKLNKTISKLSDMIYSKGGSKEETEDKKDIESTTVSEKKVGSLPSDVKKEDNKKESKEKVDKNIGFFDRFKITRTIKKVLGKEVVLTEEDVEEVLEELELELLEADVAYEVTEKLIQSLRDQLIGKKIGPKDDPEKVITEALKNAIKEVLSQKTINIYEVIEEKKKKGEPTVILFVGINGTGKTTTIAKLAYLLKKKGYSVVLAAGDTFRAGAIEQLEEHGKRIGVKVIKQVRGADSAAVIYDAIEHAKARGIDVVLADTAGRQATNVNLMEEIRKVVRVTKPDLVIFVGDALTGNDAIVQAEEFNRVVDFDGVILTKVDADAKGGAALSIAYAIGKPILFLGTGQNYEDLEEFSVEWMIDKLFGDRKE